One Elgaria multicarinata webbii isolate HBS135686 ecotype San Diego chromosome 6, rElgMul1.1.pri, whole genome shotgun sequence DNA segment encodes these proteins:
- the AMBN gene encoding ameloblastin, translated as MKQWILVSCLLGISSALPILPQHAGIPGLGSISLETLRQFGRPNMPNVQYAQPYTYNDPFHSMWMHNFLPSHSSFYWIKGRPHKHETQQYEYSMPVHPPPLPSQQTPILIQQPEVIEQPHYAFVNLNPTRQVQLQQYDMQPPFQQNPYALPEGNQPVLQQQLPPPDRQTQQLPAVQEYSGTLGQALHPGLHGTQQNPAQPPQQRSMYPGLYYLPYIANQGGAPARLGIVSSEEMQGGGLGAPAYRAGGPNPFAMDAGFGNMPLNRGQPGDYTVEDDQLGITEQPEVQGGANLGANPSGKKNNAIPFDGNLGGAVPNVNSNLLNPAGQSKGPTGVAQAAITPLATQGYLDSFIPLDAADPTMPLDPTMFPDAIYPTNAVNEAGQPQVGQDVWHFQEP; from the exons ATGAAACAATGGATACTTGTCTCATGCCTCTTAGGAATATCTTCTGCTCTGCCG ATTCTGCCTCAACATGCCGGGATTCCTGGACTTGGTAGTATAAGCCTGGAG ACATTGAGGCAATTTGGTAGACCTAATATGCCAAATGTACAG TATGCTCAGCCTTATACCTACAACGATCCATTCCATTCAATGTGGATGCACAATTTCCttccatcccattcatcattCTATTGGATAAAGGGAAGACCTCACAAACACGAAACTCAACAG TATGAATATTCTATGCCAGTGCACCCTCCTCCACTGCCTTCCCAGCAAACGCCCATTCTGATTCAACAGCCAGAAGTAATAGAACAACCTCACTACGCATTCGTAAATCTAAATCCTACAAGACAAGTCCAACTCCAACAGTATGATATGCAGCCACCATTCCAGCAGAATCCATATGCTCTGCCAGAAGGAAATCAGCCAGTTCTTCAACAACAGCTGCCCCCACCAGACAGACAAACCCAACAG TTACCAGCTGTACAAGAATACTCAGGAACATTAGGTCAGGCA ctcCATCCTGGTTTACATGGAACTCAACAAAACCCAGCACAACCACCACAACAACGATCT ATGTATCCCGGTTTGTATTACTTGCCTTACATAGCAAACCAAGGA GGTGCTCCTGCCAGATTAGGAATAGTAAGCTCAGAAGAAATGCAG GGGGGTGGCCTTGGGGCGCCAGCCTATCGAGCAGGAGGCCCCAATCCCTTTGCTATGGACGCTGGGTTTGGAAACATGCCGCTGAACAGAGGCCAGCCAGGTGATTACACCGTTGAAGATGATCAGCTTGGAATAACTGAGCAGCCAGAAGTGCAAGGAGGTGCTAACCTAGGGGCTAACCCATCCGGCAAGAAGAACAATGCAATCCCGTTTGATGGCAACCTGGGTGGCGCCGTGCCAAACGTCAATAGCAATCTGCTCAACCCTGCAGGTCAAAGCAAAGGACCAACAGGTGTCGCCCAAGCGGCAATAACCCCTCTGGCGACACAAGGGTACCTGGACAGCTTCATCCCTCTGGATGCTGCTGACCCTACCATGCCTTTGGATCCCACCATGTTCCCTGATGCCATCTACCCAACCAATGCAGTAAATGAGGCTGGCCAGCCACAGGTAGGTCAGGATGTCTGGCATTTCCAAGAGCCCTGA